A stretch of the Bradyrhizobium sp. CCBAU 53351 genome encodes the following:
- a CDS encoding amidohydrolase family protein: MLSRRGVLFASLAAGVAMTSKAHARAAQPATPVNFDVPAHACDCHTHIHGDVEKFPFFAGRVYTPEPASPEEMAALHKALHIERVVIVTPSVYGTDNSSTLFGMKARGATARGVAVIDDKTTEAQLDTMHQDGFRGIRLNLATGGVNDPNVGRPRFTAAVERMKARGWHVQLYTTLTMISAIKDLVETAPVPVVFDHFGGLEAERGAEQPGFSDLVALVKSGKAYVKISGAYRSSKLAPDYQDMVPYAQALIAANADRIVWGTDWPHPDSSRVEGRKATDIAPLYQIDDGRLLNQLPVWAPDAGVRKKILVDNPARLYGF, encoded by the coding sequence ATGCTCAGCCGACGCGGCGTCCTCTTCGCCTCCCTTGCCGCCGGAGTAGCCATGACCAGCAAAGCCCACGCCCGTGCGGCGCAGCCTGCAACGCCGGTGAATTTCGACGTCCCGGCGCATGCCTGCGACTGCCACACCCACATCCATGGCGATGTCGAAAAATTTCCGTTCTTCGCAGGGCGCGTCTACACGCCCGAGCCCGCCAGCCCCGAAGAAATGGCCGCACTGCACAAGGCGCTGCATATCGAGCGCGTGGTGATCGTCACCCCGAGCGTCTACGGCACCGACAACTCGTCCACCCTGTTCGGCATGAAGGCGCGCGGCGCGACCGCGCGCGGCGTCGCCGTGATCGACGACAAGACCACCGAGGCGCAGCTCGACACGATGCATCAGGACGGCTTCCGCGGCATCCGCCTCAACCTGGCGACCGGCGGCGTCAACGACCCCAATGTCGGCCGGCCGCGCTTCACCGCGGCCGTCGAGCGCATGAAGGCGCGCGGCTGGCACGTGCAGCTCTACACCACACTGACCATGATCTCGGCAATCAAGGACCTGGTCGAGACGGCGCCGGTGCCCGTCGTGTTCGACCATTTCGGCGGCCTCGAAGCCGAGCGCGGCGCGGAGCAGCCTGGCTTCTCCGATCTCGTCGCGCTGGTGAAGTCCGGCAAGGCCTATGTGAAGATCTCCGGCGCCTATCGCTCGTCGAAGCTCGCGCCCGACTATCAGGACATGGTGCCTTATGCGCAGGCGCTGATCGCGGCAAATGCGGACCGCATCGTCTGGGGCACGGACTGGCCGCATCCGGATTCGAGCCGGGTCGAGGGACGCAAGGCCACCGACATCGCGCCGCTCTACCAGATCGACGACGGACGTCTCCTCAATCAGCTTCCGGTCTGGGCGCCGGATGCCGGCGTGCGCAAGAAGATCCTGGTCGACAATCCGGCGCGGCTCTACGGCTTCTGA
- a CDS encoding addiction module antidote protein, with translation MPKAAKTAVKAASKTTRFDAADYLDTEERQAAYIAAALETGDADFVRDALGLVARARGMSTIAKKAGLNRESLYKALGETGNPEFGTVMRIVAALGLTLSAQLATSGRATKRRRAA, from the coding sequence ATGCCGAAAGCAGCAAAAACGGCGGTCAAAGCGGCATCCAAGACGACGCGCTTCGATGCCGCCGACTATCTCGACACTGAAGAGCGCCAAGCCGCCTATATTGCCGCCGCGCTGGAAACCGGTGACGCCGATTTCGTGCGCGACGCCCTCGGTCTCGTTGCGCGTGCGCGCGGCATGAGCACCATCGCCAAAAAAGCCGGCTTGAACCGCGAAAGCCTGTATAAGGCCCTCGGAGAGACGGGAAATCCCGAGTTCGGCACGGTCATGCGCATTGTCGCGGCGTTGGGCCTGACATTGTCGGCTCAACTCGCGACCAGCGGACGAGCGACGAAGCGCCGCCGCGCCGCCTGA
- a CDS encoding type II toxin-antitoxin system RelE/ParE family toxin yields MIEVRQTELFSEWLNRLKDASAVARITVRLRRMEMGNPGDSKGVGHNIREMRIDHGPGYRIYYVQRGTQIVILLCGGDKRTQRQDIKLAQQLAETL; encoded by the coding sequence ATGATCGAGGTGAGGCAGACCGAGCTTTTTTCGGAGTGGCTGAATCGCCTCAAGGACGCGAGCGCGGTTGCCCGTATCACCGTCCGCCTTCGCCGCATGGAGATGGGTAATCCTGGCGACAGCAAGGGCGTCGGCCACAACATCCGGGAAATGCGCATCGACCACGGTCCGGGCTACCGGATCTATTATGTGCAGCGCGGAACGCAGATCGTGATCCTGCTATGTGGCGGCGACAAACGCACGCAGCGACAGGACATCAAGCTAGCTCAGCAACTAGCGGAGACATTGTGA